From a single Candoia aspera isolate rCanAsp1 chromosome 10, rCanAsp1.hap2, whole genome shotgun sequence genomic region:
- the LOC134503489 gene encoding digestive cysteine proteinase 2-like — translation MVVNSAQLHNQLQTLSMFGDVYHVTGILKLPYAEIEEPFEAWFNKTGGKSRIQYYDGQVITYQLGYVKPFGASFKITPETTETEVNIKECFQINGTSENPIMPQSVFPNLTDFQPVRQELYNGQYCTVLESVSYWDKKKNTYKMWLADGSYGPLPVHYEMKGFNTLLGSHYDKYEIDYISYSHTFSPSIFNLPPNIKCTHWPKVGPEHRILANPMQEFVGRTGEVSQDHEHLFHHYKKKFRKVYKSKKEIEHRRHNFIHNMRYIHSKNRANLSFKLAVNHLADQSPEEMAVMRGRLRTDEPSKGWPFPSESYNGLTLPGSLDWRLFGAVTPVKDQAVCGSCWSFATTGALEGALFLKTGVLTPLSQQILIDCSWGFGNRACDGGQEPRAYEWIMKHGGIASAETYGPYMGQNGYCRYKQSELMAPVSGYVIVASQNITDLKAALYKHGPVAVNIDASHKSFAFYSNGIYYEPNCGNESMELDHAVLAVGYGDLQGEPYWLIKNSWSTYWGNDGYILMSMEKNDCGVTTSATYPILA, via the exons ATGG TGGTAAACTCTGCACAGTTACACAACCAGTTGCAGACGCTTTCCATGTTTGGGGATGTCTATCATGTTACAG GGATCCTGAAACTGCCTTATGCTGAAATAGAAGAACCCTTTGAAGCCTGGTTTAACAAGACTGGAGGAAAAAGTCGGATCCAGTATTATGATG GCCAAGTTATCACTTACCAGTTAGGCTACGTAAAACCTTTTGGAGCCAGCTTCAAGATAACCCCAGAAACCACTGAAACAGAGGTCAACATTAAGGAATGCTTTCAGATCAATGGAACGTCTGAGAATCCCATTATGCCTCAAAGTGTTTTTCCTAACTTAACAGACTTCCAG CCTGTACGGCAGGAGCTTTACAATGGACAGTACTGCACAGTCTTGGAGAGTGTATCCTATTGGGATAAGAAGAAGAACACCTACAAGATGTGGTTGGCAGATGGTTCCTATGGGCCTCTGCCAGTGCATTATGAAATGAAAGGCTTCAACACTCTGCTGGGTTCCCACTATGACAAGTATGAGATAGATTATATCAGCTACTCCCACACTTTCTCACCCAGCATCTTCAATCTCCCTCCCA ATATCAAGTGTACACACTGGCCAAAAGTAGGACCAGAGCACAGGATCTTGGCCAATCCAATGCAGGAATTTGTTGGGAGAACTGGAGAAGTCAGCCAAGACCATGAGCATCTGTTCCATCACTACAAGAAAAAATTCAGAAAGGTCTACAAGAGCAAAAAAGAGATAGAACACCGGCGACACAATTTCATCCACAACATGAG GTATATCCACTCCAAGAACCGGGCCAACCTCTCCTTCAAACTGGCAGTGAACCACTTGGCAGATCAAAGTCCAGAAGAGATGGCCGTGATGAGGGGGAGGCTACGGACTGACGAACCCAGTAAAGGGTGGCCCTTCCCATCTGAAAGCTATAATGGCCTCACCTTGCCGGGGAGCTTAGACTGGAGGCTTTTTG GGGCAGTGACACCGGTTAAAGACCAGGCAGTGTGTGGATCCTGCTGGAGCTTTGCCACAACGGGAGCTCTGGAGGGGGCCCTCTTTCTCAAG ACAGGAGTGCTCACCCCACTGTCTCAGCAAATCTTGATTGATTGTTCCTGGGGTTTTGGAAACCGTGCTTGTGATGGAGGCCAGGAACCACGTGCATATGAGTGGATTATGAAGCATGGAGGGATTGCCAGTGCTGAGACCTATGGGCCGTACATGGGTCAG AATGGCTACTGTCGCTACAAGCAATCAGAGCTGATGGCACCGGTCTCTGGGTATGTCATAGTTGCCTCCCAGAATATCACTGACCTTAAAGCTGCTCTGTACAAGCATGGCCCTGTTGCAGTGAACATTGATGCCTCCCACAAGTCCTTTGCCTTCTACTCCAATGGCATCTACTATGAGCCTAACTGTG GAAATGAAAGCATGGAGTTAGATCATGCTGTCCTAGCTGTAGGGTATGGAGACCTCCAAGGGGAACCCTACTGGCTCATCAAGAACTCCTGGTCAACATATTGGGGCAATGATGGCTATATCCTCATGTCCATGGAGAAGAACGACTGTGGGGTGACTACTAGTGCCACCTATCCAATCCTGGCCTAA